The following proteins are encoded in a genomic region of Leptospira langatensis:
- a CDS encoding thiolase family protein: MQMVVLVDGARTPFGKFGGKLKEFSSSDLAVITAKEVIRRSGVDPSLLQESIYGNVIQDDKDSAYLARHVALRSGLPQSSSALSVNRLCGSGMESIILGSRKILSGESDLILAGGTESMSNAPFVLKNARWGNKYGNTIAEDRLEQSLTDCFVDLTMGMTAENIATKFNISREEQDEWAGISQVRAEKASNQDLFQEEMIPIQLGGKTPTLFKRDEQIRGEECVPQLKNLKTAFLKEGTVTAGNASGINDGAASVILASSDWSKKSGKKPLASILGYSNVGCDPKMMGLGPVFAIPVALQRAGLKLEEIDLFEINEAYASQTLAVIKELGLDPERTNVNGGAIAIGHPLGASGTRVALTLAYELKRRNLRYGVASLCIGGGQGIALVLENYDFIK, translated from the coding sequence ATGCAAATGGTAGTCTTAGTCGATGGAGCCCGCACCCCATTCGGGAAATTCGGGGGAAAATTAAAAGAGTTCAGCTCTTCGGACCTGGCAGTCATCACCGCCAAGGAAGTCATTCGAAGATCGGGCGTAGACCCTTCCCTCCTGCAGGAATCGATTTATGGAAATGTAATACAGGACGATAAGGATTCCGCTTATTTAGCAAGGCATGTGGCTCTTCGTTCGGGACTTCCCCAAAGCTCGAGTGCACTCTCAGTGAATCGACTTTGCGGTTCCGGGATGGAAAGCATCATACTTGGTTCGCGAAAGATCTTAAGCGGAGAGAGCGATCTGATCCTTGCCGGCGGCACAGAGTCCATGAGCAATGCTCCCTTCGTATTAAAGAATGCGAGATGGGGAAATAAATACGGGAATACGATCGCAGAAGACAGATTGGAACAGAGCCTAACGGACTGTTTCGTGGATCTCACCATGGGAATGACCGCCGAGAATATCGCGACGAAATTCAATATCTCTAGAGAAGAACAGGACGAGTGGGCGGGAATCTCTCAAGTCCGCGCAGAGAAAGCGAGCAACCAAGATCTTTTTCAGGAAGAAATGATCCCCATCCAATTGGGAGGAAAAACCCCTACTCTATTCAAAAGAGATGAGCAGATCCGCGGGGAAGAATGCGTTCCTCAGCTAAAGAACTTAAAGACCGCATTCCTGAAAGAGGGTACTGTTACTGCCGGAAATGCCTCCGGGATCAATGATGGAGCGGCTTCTGTGATACTAGCATCCTCCGATTGGTCCAAGAAGAGCGGGAAAAAGCCACTCGCTTCTATATTAGGTTATTCGAATGTGGGATGCGATCCTAAGATGATGGGACTCGGCCCTGTGTTTGCCATTCCGGTTGCTCTACAAAGAGCAGGCCTAAAATTAGAGGAGATCGATCTTTTCGAGATCAACGAGGCATACGCTTCCCAGACCCTGGCAGTGATTAAAGAACTGGGTTTAGATCCGGAGAGGACCAATGTGAACGGAGGAGCGATAGCGATCGGACATCCTTTGGGAGCGAGCGGAACCAGAGTGGCATTGACCTTAGCGTACGAACTCAAACGCAGGAACCTACGCTACGGCGTCGCTTCTTTGTGCATAGGAGGAGGCCAAGGAATAGCTCTTGTCCTAGAGAATTATGATTTTATAAAATAA
- a CDS encoding MarR family winged helix-turn-helix transcriptional regulator, producing MKQKLQPEDLKKIGLSCLNVSLRRTTRKITSFYDSALKPSSLRITQFTILVSIGLEKDCSITDLSRLTDIDRTTLQRSLEILKRDGLIRIEKKEAGNIRNLFLTKKGESKLEEAISLWKEAQAQISQALGKSRLNETLEILSEVRRLPILEEANSV from the coding sequence ATGAAACAGAAACTACAACCGGAAGATCTGAAGAAAATAGGCCTATCCTGCCTGAATGTTAGCCTCAGAAGGACTACGAGAAAAATCACTTCCTTTTATGATTCCGCATTAAAGCCCTCGAGCCTAAGGATCACTCAATTCACGATCTTAGTCAGCATAGGCTTGGAGAAGGATTGTAGTATTACTGATCTTTCCAGACTGACCGACATAGACAGGACCACTCTCCAGAGAAGTCTAGAGATCCTAAAAAGGGACGGACTCATCCGGATCGAAAAGAAGGAAGCTGGGAATATCAGGAATCTCTTTCTTACAAAGAAAGGAGAATCCAAATTGGAAGAAGCGATATCTCTTTGGAAAGAAGCGCAGGCGCAGATCTCCCAAGCTCTTGGAAAATCAAGATTGAACGAAACCTTAGAGATCCTATCCGAAGTAAGAAGACTCCCAATCCTAGAAGAGGCAAATTCAGTTTAA
- a CDS encoding efflux RND transporter permease subunit, whose product MKIINDILEAALKNRLLTLTIGGVTLIIGIWSWIHIRKEAYSDIADTQVRLVAKFPGKATLEVEERVTMPIERVLHSTPNVIVRRSRTINGLVVFQFVFEEGTDDYFARMRLMEKVRDAVIPDEVEPTLAPMSSPVGEVYRYVVESIDGTRTPMELRSIQDWIVIPKMLQISGIADVVTFGGLPKQFHIVMNPESLIRYHVTVSDVIDAVQNNNLNTGGNFLLQGEQSLPIRSLGAIREIGQIEDIVVRTLNGVPVFIKNIGKVEIAPPIPSGVLGYTIQNDQEGLIDVDSSVQGLVAMRRWVEPNAFLERVRDKVKEINEKYMPDGTRLRNTYDRGDLVQYTLRTVGITLLEGIILVSLVVVFFIGSIRASIVVVATIPFALLFSFTMMNASGISASLLSLGAVDFGIVVDSAVVMVENIMRRYKNATPQDKQRGIVAFTKDCGSEVATEILFAILIIILAYLPIFSFERIEGRLFKPMAFTLSFAIFGALLFTMTIVPVLMSYFFRNYFESPNPGPIEMHNPIYHWVEKKYESIVHYLVERSKRVVAIAFSVVGVLLVIGATTLGTEFLPSLDEGGFTLRLYFPVGISLPEAKKFIPKVRQIIYKNEMVNTILSQYGRNDDGTDPLPPNRLEVYVGLKDYKMWKEKITKEQLLIRLRNDLEEGLPSVRVSFSQPIMDNLSEAIMGTIADLAVFVSGQDMRVMRDLADQILKIVAEMKGASEYGIEQEGPAPQLVIRIKRDVAARYGINVSDIQQLIEAAVGMEPISYLYEGPMDNPPKERALFGIVARFSKDYRESAREIARIPIISPKGERIPLSELADITQEDSPTMIFRQDGKRTVTVRLNVRGRDQGGFVAELQKRVKNEVHFPDGYEVKYGGQYENLARVGKQLAIVIPLTIGIIFGLLYLLYRDLRSVFVALSCIPLSLIGGIYALLMRGYYFNVSAGVGFISLFGIATMAGILFVSKANHFLHDKTPGAPRMNVREAAIASAVTQLRPRLMTMLLALLGLIPATMATGVGSDVQRPLATVMVGGLTSALLLVLTVMPSLYILVMKKREEEHSYPSTSSSLVLHPEAISSYEGDDQHSDYEGSISPSRTSKNRKKSSTFLKGKKTKK is encoded by the coding sequence ATGAAGATCATCAACGATATCCTAGAAGCTGCGTTAAAGAACAGGCTTCTCACTTTAACGATCGGTGGAGTCACCTTGATCATAGGGATCTGGTCCTGGATCCATATCCGTAAGGAAGCCTATTCGGATATCGCGGACACCCAAGTCCGCTTGGTCGCAAAATTCCCCGGCAAGGCAACCTTAGAAGTGGAAGAAAGGGTGACCATGCCTATCGAAAGAGTACTTCACTCCACTCCTAACGTGATCGTAAGACGTTCCAGAACGATCAACGGGCTCGTGGTCTTCCAGTTCGTATTCGAAGAAGGTACGGACGATTACTTCGCAAGGATGAGGCTCATGGAAAAGGTCCGAGATGCTGTCATCCCGGACGAGGTGGAACCTACCCTTGCTCCTATGAGTTCCCCGGTCGGCGAGGTATATCGCTACGTCGTGGAATCCATAGACGGCACTCGCACTCCCATGGAGTTGAGAAGTATCCAGGATTGGATCGTCATTCCTAAAATGCTACAGATCTCCGGGATTGCCGATGTAGTTACCTTCGGAGGTCTTCCGAAACAATTCCATATCGTGATGAACCCCGAAAGCTTGATCCGTTATCATGTCACTGTTTCGGATGTGATAGACGCCGTGCAGAACAACAACTTGAACACCGGCGGTAACTTCTTATTGCAAGGGGAGCAATCCCTTCCGATCCGATCCTTAGGAGCCATCCGAGAGATCGGTCAGATCGAAGATATCGTCGTAAGGACACTGAACGGAGTACCCGTATTCATAAAAAATATAGGTAAGGTGGAGATCGCTCCTCCGATCCCAAGCGGTGTGCTTGGATACACCATCCAAAACGACCAAGAGGGTCTCATCGATGTGGACTCTTCTGTTCAAGGCCTAGTCGCTATGCGTCGTTGGGTTGAGCCTAACGCATTCCTGGAAAGAGTTCGAGACAAGGTAAAAGAGATCAACGAGAAGTACATGCCGGATGGAACTCGCTTGAGGAACACTTACGATAGAGGGGATCTAGTGCAGTATACTCTTCGCACGGTAGGGATCACTCTCTTAGAAGGGATCATCCTAGTCAGCCTGGTGGTAGTATTCTTTATCGGAAGTATACGAGCCTCCATAGTGGTGGTGGCCACGATACCGTTTGCCCTTCTATTCTCCTTTACCATGATGAATGCCTCCGGGATCTCGGCAAGCTTACTCTCCCTCGGAGCTGTGGACTTCGGGATCGTGGTGGATAGTGCCGTGGTGATGGTAGAGAATATCATGAGGCGGTACAAGAATGCGACTCCTCAGGATAAACAGAGAGGGATCGTTGCATTCACAAAAGATTGCGGTTCCGAGGTGGCTACGGAGATCCTATTTGCGATCCTCATCATCATTCTCGCCTATCTCCCTATCTTCTCCTTTGAGCGTATCGAAGGAAGGCTATTCAAACCGATGGCCTTCACTCTCTCCTTTGCCATCTTCGGGGCGCTTCTATTCACCATGACCATAGTTCCCGTGCTCATGTCGTACTTCTTTAGGAATTATTTCGAGTCCCCAAACCCGGGACCTATAGAGATGCACAACCCTATCTACCATTGGGTAGAGAAGAAGTACGAATCAATCGTTCACTATTTGGTGGAAAGATCTAAGAGAGTCGTGGCCATCGCATTCTCCGTCGTCGGGGTCCTGCTCGTAATCGGAGCGACTACCTTGGGAACAGAATTCTTACCTTCCCTCGATGAAGGTGGATTCACACTTCGACTCTATTTCCCTGTAGGCATCTCCTTACCGGAAGCTAAGAAATTCATTCCTAAGGTTAGACAGATCATTTATAAGAATGAGATGGTAAACACCATCTTATCCCAGTATGGAAGGAACGACGACGGGACAGATCCGCTTCCTCCGAACCGATTGGAAGTCTACGTAGGATTAAAAGATTATAAAATGTGGAAGGAGAAGATCACTAAGGAGCAATTATTGATCCGACTCCGAAACGACCTAGAAGAAGGACTCCCTAGCGTGAGAGTCAGCTTCTCCCAGCCGATCATGGACAACCTTTCGGAAGCCATCATGGGGACCATCGCCGACCTTGCGGTATTCGTCTCCGGACAGGACATGAGAGTGATGCGGGATCTCGCAGACCAGATCTTAAAGATCGTAGCCGAAATGAAAGGAGCGAGCGAATACGGGATCGAACAGGAAGGTCCGGCTCCTCAGTTGGTGATCCGGATCAAACGGGATGTGGCCGCTCGTTATGGGATCAATGTAAGCGATATCCAGCAATTGATAGAAGCGGCTGTCGGTATGGAACCGATCAGCTATCTATACGAAGGACCGATGGATAATCCTCCTAAAGAACGTGCTCTTTTCGGGATCGTCGCTCGTTTCTCCAAAGACTATCGTGAATCCGCTAGAGAAATCGCAAGGATCCCGATCATCTCCCCTAAAGGAGAAAGGATCCCTCTCTCCGAACTTGCAGATATCACCCAAGAAGATTCTCCTACAATGATCTTCCGCCAAGACGGAAAAAGAACCGTCACAGTTCGCTTGAACGTACGAGGAAGGGACCAAGGTGGTTTCGTAGCGGAATTGCAAAAACGGGTAAAGAACGAAGTCCATTTCCCAGACGGCTACGAAGTGAAATACGGAGGTCAGTATGAGAACCTGGCCCGAGTAGGAAAGCAGCTTGCGATCGTGATCCCTTTAACGATCGGGATTATCTTTGGTCTATTATATTTACTTTATAGAGATCTAAGATCCGTATTCGTGGCACTCTCTTGTATTCCACTCTCTTTGATCGGAGGAATTTACGCGCTTCTTATGAGGGGATATTACTTCAACGTATCCGCCGGAGTCGGGTTTATCTCCTTGTTTGGGATCGCTACTATGGCAGGGATCCTATTCGTATCCAAGGCAAATCACTTTTTGCACGATAAGACTCCGGGAGCACCAAGAATGAATGTAAGAGAAGCTGCTATCGCTTCCGCAGTGACCCAACTCCGTCCTCGTTTGATGACCATGTTACTCGCTCTATTGGGACTGATCCCGGCCACTATGGCGACCGGCGTCGGTTCCGACGTACAAAGACCTCTTGCGACAGTGATGGTAGGTGGACTAACGTCCGCACTACTCTTAGTTCTTACTGTAATGCCCAGCTTATACATCCTAGTGATGAAGAAGCGAGAAGAAGAACATTCTTATCCTTCTACAAGCAGCTCCCTAGTATTGCACCCGGAAGCAATTTCCAGCTACGAGGGTGACGATCAGCATTCGGATTACGAAGGATCCATTTCCCCCAGTAGGACAAGCAAAAACCGCAAGAAGTCCTCTACCTTCTTAAAAGGCAAAAAGACCAAAAAGTAA